A region from the Triticum urartu cultivar G1812 chromosome 1, Tu2.1, whole genome shotgun sequence genome encodes:
- the LOC125531710 gene encoding F-box protein At1g52495-like isoform X1 — translation MEKRKKEEEEENPPAAGSLWDDLLPEIHREILSRVPYRSLCRFKCVSTAWLALCADPAVRRRSPQTLTGFFCYSQVDVGGGRRHYGVSFLNLSGWGRPMVDDPSLSFVRGYRHVTPIHCCSGILICYCWKFDMSDEADFVVCNPATKEIWAALPVPQNEMMTRLNTARLCFDPAIPCRFKVFVFVQSFAGVQRVEVYSSDTGQWTSVGSAWSSENLMIAEESGCVYFNGSLHLAVCHPVVKVVDWEVVIRSMVTFDTEGETWRRIRMPDTSNNGFFGLSQGRLYTGHVENEGRCRLLVWVLEDHASGLWTLKCTASILELLGSPCRAPNEFYQAVAIHPDCNLIFLEDAGQEALLMSYNMDTGKLDIVCSLGDRWAQRFHPYIPCFVEKPPVPQ, via the coding sequence AtggagaagaggaagaaggaggaggaggaggagaatcCGCCGGCAGCGGGGAGCCTCTGGGACGACCTCCTGCCTGAGATCCACCGGGAGATCCTGTCGCGGGTGCCGTACCGGTCGCTCTGCCGCTTCAAATGCGTGTCCACGGCGTGGCTGGCGCTCTGCGCCGACCCGGCCGTCCGCAGGAGGTCGCCGCAGACGCTCACCGGCTTCTTCTGCTACTCCCAAGTGGACGTCGGCGGCGGCCGGCGCCATTACGGCGTCAGCTTCCTCAACCTGTCCGGGTGGGGCCGGCCGATGGTCGACGACCCCTCCCTCAGCTTCGTGCGGGGCTACCGCCACGTCACGCCCATTCACTGCTGCAGCGGCATTCTCATCTGCTACTGCTGGAAGTTTGACATGAGCGACGAGGCGGATTTTGTCGTGTGCAACCCTGCCACCAAGGAGATCTGGGCCGCGCTGCCGGTGCCCCAGAATGAGATGATGACGCGCCTCAACACCGCCCGCCTGTGCTTTGACCCGGCTATTCCCTGCCGCTTCAAGGTGTTTGTGTTCGTGCAAAGTTTCGCTGGGGTTCAGAGGGTGGAGGTCTACTCTTCAGACACCGGGCAGTGGACCTCCGTTGGGAGCGCGTGGAGCTCCGAGAACCTCATGATTGCCGAGGAATCGGGATGCGTGTACTTCAATGGATCTCTGCATCTGGCTGTTTGCCATCCTGTGGTCAAGGTGGTGGACTGGGAGGTAGTGATACGCTCCATGGTCACTTTTGACACAGAGGGGGAAACCTGGAGGAGGATCCGTATGCCGGACACCAGCAATAACGGTTTCTTTGGGCTGTCGCAGGGACGCCTATACACCGGGCATGTAGAAAATGAAGGTAGATGCCGGCTCTTGGTGTGGGTTCTCGAGGATCATGCTAGCGGACTGTGGACCCTGAAGTGTACTGCCAGCATTCTTGAACTGCTAGGAAGCCCTTGCCGTGCACCCAACGAATTCTACCAGGCGGTTGCGATCCATCCAGACTGCAATCTGATATTCCTTGAAGATGCGGGGCAGGAAGCATTGCTTATGTCCTACAATATGGATACCGGTAAACTGGATATTGTCTGCTCTCTTGGAGACCGCTGGGCGCAAAGATTTCACCCCTACATTCCCTGTTTTGTGGAGAAGCCGCCCGTTCCTCAGTGA
- the LOC125531710 gene encoding uncharacterized protein LOC125531710 isoform X2: MEKRKKEEEEENPPAAGSLWDDLLPEIHREILSRVPYRSLCRFKCVSTAWLALCADPAVRRRSPQTLTGFFCYSQVDVGGGRRHYGVSFLNLSGWGRPMVDDPSLSFVRGYRHVTPIHCCSGILICYCWKFDMSDEADFVVCNPATKEIWAALPVPQNEMMTRLNTARLCFDPAIPCRFKVFVFVQSFAGVQRVEVYSSDTGQWTSVGSAWSSENLMIAEESGCVYFNGSLHLAVCHPVVKVVDWEGRLYTGHVENEGRCRLLVWVLEDHASGLWTLKCTASILELLGSPCRAPNEFYQAVAIHPDCNLIFLEDAGQEALLMSYNMDTGKLDIVCSLGDRWAQRFHPYIPCFVEKPPVPQ, translated from the exons AtggagaagaggaagaaggaggaggaggaggagaatcCGCCGGCAGCGGGGAGCCTCTGGGACGACCTCCTGCCTGAGATCCACCGGGAGATCCTGTCGCGGGTGCCGTACCGGTCGCTCTGCCGCTTCAAATGCGTGTCCACGGCGTGGCTGGCGCTCTGCGCCGACCCGGCCGTCCGCAGGAGGTCGCCGCAGACGCTCACCGGCTTCTTCTGCTACTCCCAAGTGGACGTCGGCGGCGGCCGGCGCCATTACGGCGTCAGCTTCCTCAACCTGTCCGGGTGGGGCCGGCCGATGGTCGACGACCCCTCCCTCAGCTTCGTGCGGGGCTACCGCCACGTCACGCCCATTCACTGCTGCAGCGGCATTCTCATCTGCTACTGCTGGAAGTTTGACATGAGCGACGAGGCGGATTTTGTCGTGTGCAACCCTGCCACCAAGGAGATCTGGGCCGCGCTGCCGGTGCCCCAGAATGAGATGATGACGCGCCTCAACACCGCCCGCCTGTGCTTTGACCCGGCTATTCCCTGCCGCTTCAAGGTGTTTGTGTTCGTGCAAAGTTTCGCTGGGGTTCAGAGGGTGGAGGTCTACTCTTCAGACACCGGGCAGTGGACCTCCGTTGGGAGCGCGTGGAGCTCCGAGAACCTCATGATTGCCGAGGAATCGGGATGCGTGTACTTCAATGGATCTCTGCATCTGGCTGTTTGCCATCCTGTGGTCAAGGTGGTGGACTGGGAG GGACGCCTATACACCGGGCATGTAGAAAATGAAGGTAGATGCCGGCTCTTGGTGTGGGTTCTCGAGGATCATGCTAGCGGACTGTGGACCCTGAAGTGTACTGCCAGCATTCTTGAACTGCTAGGAAGCCCTTGCCGTGCACCCAACGAATTCTACCAGGCGGTTGCGATCCATCCAGACTGCAATCTGATATTCCTTGAAGATGCGGGGCAGGAAGCATTGCTTATGTCCTACAATATGGATACCGGTAAACTGGATATTGTCTGCTCTCTTGGAGACCGCTGGGCGCAAAGATTTCACCCCTACATTCCCTGTTTTGTGGAGAAGCCGCCCGTTCCTCAGTGA